Proteins encoded within one genomic window of Nostoc sp. KVJ3:
- a CDS encoding D-alanyl-D-alanine carboxypeptidase, translating into MLELLGSGLVTLWLQKAGIQINYLDALDALAWQISPSLVLASDPNPSGNTTVQEYLQKLITSKLIAQNLKENQGIWIQSGPMLMANHQGTTPLPAASLTKIATSLVAFKTWGPDHQFETLVSATGPVVNGVLEGDLVIAGGGDPMFVWQEGIALGNTLNQIGIKQVKGNLVITGNFAMNFQRYPFLAGQMLKQALNYAKWNRPVIFQYSTMPKGTPKPQVIITGTVKVNLQSTPQQTLLVRHRSLPLQQLIKEMNVFSNNDMAEMLAESVGGFSVVQSTAANMAGVPQSEIQLINGSGLGPENRISPRAICAMFMALEREAVAHQMNLADLFLTSGLDHRGTIHRRHIPLATVIKTGTLHDVSSLAGVMPTRDRGLVWFAILNRGTNPAGFRSEQDKLLQNLMKQLQLPQVVPSILTPHLAMNSLPQIGVDSRNEILFRN; encoded by the coding sequence ATGCTTGAGTTATTAGGTTCAGGCTTAGTGACGCTGTGGCTACAAAAAGCTGGAATCCAAATCAATTATTTAGATGCTTTAGATGCACTAGCTTGGCAAATTAGTCCTAGCTTGGTTCTTGCCTCAGATCCAAATCCATCTGGAAACACTACAGTGCAAGAATATCTTCAGAAGCTAATAACATCAAAACTGATAGCACAGAATTTGAAAGAAAACCAAGGTATTTGGATACAGTCAGGGCCAATGCTTATGGCTAATCACCAAGGTACAACACCTCTGCCAGCTGCATCTTTAACCAAAATTGCGACTTCATTAGTTGCTTTCAAAACCTGGGGGCCAGACCACCAATTTGAGACTTTAGTAAGTGCCACTGGACCGGTAGTAAATGGGGTATTAGAAGGTGATTTAGTCATAGCTGGTGGTGGAGATCCAATGTTTGTTTGGCAGGAAGGAATAGCTTTAGGAAATACTCTCAATCAAATAGGCATCAAACAAGTAAAGGGAAATTTGGTAATTACTGGTAATTTCGCCATGAATTTCCAGCGTTATCCATTCTTGGCAGGTCAAATGCTCAAACAAGCACTAAATTATGCCAAATGGAACCGCCCTGTTATTTTCCAATATTCAACTATGCCCAAGGGAACACCAAAGCCACAAGTTATAATTACTGGTACTGTAAAAGTCAATTTACAATCCACTCCCCAACAAACTTTGTTAGTGCGTCACCGGTCTTTGCCTTTACAACAACTAATCAAGGAGATGAACGTTTTTAGTAACAATGATATGGCAGAGATGCTAGCAGAGTCAGTGGGAGGGTTTAGTGTAGTCCAATCAACAGCCGCTAATATGGCTGGAGTACCACAGTCAGAAATTCAATTAATTAATGGTTCTGGACTAGGCCCAGAAAATCGCATTTCTCCTAGAGCAATTTGTGCAATGTTCATGGCGCTAGAGCGGGAAGCAGTCGCTCATCAGATGAATTTGGCTGACTTATTTCTCACTTCCGGGTTGGATCATCGGGGGACAATTCATCGGAGACATATTCCTCTTGCGACTGTAATTAAAACTGGGACATTGCATGATGTCAGTAGTTTAGCTGGTGTGATGCCTACACGCGATCGCGGTTTGGTCTGGTTTGCAATCCTAAACCGTGGCACAAACCCAGCAGGTTTCCGTTCTGAGCAAGATAAACTGTTACAAAATTTGATGAAACAGTTGCAACTACCTCAAGTAGTTCCTAGTATCCTAACTCCCCACTTAGCGATGAACTCTTTACCTCAAATCGGTGTAGACAGTCGTAATGAAATTTTATTCAGAAACTAG
- a CDS encoding ISAs1 family transposase has product MSEGFETKSADSVKNTRCQPKSRKIADIGSIQQSLVEHFSDIKDKRVERTKKHQFTDILVIAILAIIAGAQGWEDIENYGISKQTWLEEFLALPNGIPSDDTFRRVFELIDPEALNRCFLRWVETLITNMGGEIIPIDGKTIRGSYDRNQGQSALHLISAWASEHSLVLAQVKVEDKSNEITAIPALLEMLDISGCIITIDAMGTQTEIAKQIIAKKADYVLALKANHPMLYSQVKEWFDKAQAEQFSGINVSYDKRIEKAHHRTEIREVWTVPIAAIGELYQPKLWAGLQSLVMVVRVRHLWNKTTREVQFYLTSLNSDAQIIGRAIRKHWGIENEAHWTLDCTFAEDACRIRSFHSPQNFALLRRFALNALNREQTYKRSLRQKMKRTAMDNNYMIQVLSCFIDNTLDSSDSLCQA; this is encoded by the coding sequence ATGTCAGAGGGCTTTGAAACTAAATCTGCTGATAGTGTCAAAAATACTCGTTGTCAGCCAAAATCAAGAAAAATAGCAGACATTGGCAGTATTCAACAAAGTCTAGTTGAGCATTTCTCGGATATCAAAGACAAGAGAGTAGAGCGGACGAAGAAACATCAATTCACAGATATCTTAGTCATCGCAATTTTAGCAATCATAGCTGGAGCACAAGGGTGGGAAGACATCGAGAATTATGGCATCAGCAAGCAAACATGGTTAGAAGAGTTTCTGGCATTACCAAATGGTATTCCCTCAGATGATACATTTCGACGAGTGTTTGAGTTGATCGACCCAGAAGCATTAAATCGATGTTTCTTGAGATGGGTAGAAACCCTAATCACAAACATGGGAGGAGAAATTATCCCCATAGATGGAAAGACAATTAGGGGTTCTTATGACCGCAATCAAGGTCAAAGCGCACTCCACCTTATAAGTGCCTGGGCGAGTGAGCACAGTTTAGTGTTGGCACAAGTGAAAGTAGAAGATAAATCCAATGAAATCACCGCCATTCCAGCACTGTTAGAAATGCTAGACATCTCTGGCTGTATCATCACCATTGATGCAATGGGAACACAAACCGAAATTGCCAAACAGATTATCGCCAAAAAAGCTGATTATGTCCTGGCACTGAAAGCCAACCATCCCATGCTCTATTCTCAAGTCAAAGAATGGTTTGACAAAGCGCAAGCAGAGCAATTTTCGGGGATTAATGTTAGTTATGACAAACGGATTGAAAAAGCACATCATCGCACGGAAATTCGTGAAGTTTGGACTGTACCCATTGCGGCTATCGGTGAGCTTTATCAACCCAAATTATGGGCAGGTTTGCAATCTCTAGTTATGGTTGTCCGTGTTCGTCATCTTTGGAATAAAACTACTCGTGAGGTTCAGTTTTATCTCACTTCTTTAAACAGTGATGCTCAAATTATCGGTCGGGCTATCCGAAAACACTGGGGCATTGAAAACGAGGCTCACTGGACTCTCGACTGTACTTTTGCAGAAGACGCTTGTCGCATTCGTTCTTTCCACAGTCCCCAAAATTTTGCTCTTTTACGACGCTTCGCTCTCAATGCTCTTAACCGTGAACAGACCTACAAACGTAGTCTTCGTCAAAAAATGAAACGCACCGCTATGGATAACAATTATATGATTCAGGTTCTCAGTTGTTTCATTGACAATACTTTAGATTCTTCTGATTCCTTGTGTCAAGCCTGA
- a CDS encoding sulfite exporter TauE/SafE family protein translates to MNTLDFSLLIWFGSLSAGFLGALTGLGGGVVIVPFLSVICGVDLHYAIGASLVSVIATSSGAASAYVKEGYTNMRLGMFLEIATTFGAVAGAVVAAKISTGAIAIVFGIVLLYSAYLSRKPYSENIDNLPPDPLATRLKLNSTYPTSTGEQSYNVRGVPFGFGLMFIAGVLSGLLGIGSGALKVLAMDQIMHIPFKVSTTTSNFMIGVTAAASAGIYLNRGYIDPGLAMPVMLGVLCGAVLGARVLVRARVQLLRNIFSGVILVLALEMIYKGLTGRL, encoded by the coding sequence TTGAATACTCTGGATTTTTCGCTATTAATATGGTTTGGCTCCTTGAGCGCTGGATTTTTAGGAGCCTTGACAGGCTTGGGTGGTGGCGTAGTAATTGTTCCTTTCCTATCTGTAATTTGTGGAGTGGATCTCCACTATGCGATTGGTGCTTCTTTAGTATCTGTGATTGCTACATCTAGTGGAGCAGCTTCTGCTTATGTAAAGGAAGGTTACACCAATATGCGGCTTGGGATGTTCCTAGAAATAGCAACAACCTTTGGCGCTGTAGCTGGAGCGGTTGTGGCAGCGAAGATTTCTACTGGAGCGATCGCTATTGTGTTTGGGATTGTTTTACTTTATAGTGCGTACCTATCTCGTAAACCCTACTCTGAAAACATTGATAATTTACCGCCAGATCCCCTGGCAACACGCTTGAAGCTAAATAGCACTTATCCAACTTCTACGGGAGAACAATCTTACAACGTGCGTGGTGTTCCCTTTGGATTTGGACTAATGTTTATAGCTGGTGTACTTTCCGGCTTGCTAGGTATTGGTTCGGGAGCGCTCAAAGTGCTGGCAATGGATCAAATAATGCATATTCCATTCAAAGTTTCCACAACTACCAGCAATTTCATGATTGGAGTAACAGCAGCTGCTAGTGCAGGAATATATCTAAACCGAGGTTATATCGACCCCGGATTAGCAATGCCAGTGATGTTGGGAGTACTGTGTGGTGCTGTATTGGGGGCGCGAGTACTTGTCAGAGCCAGGGTACAACTTTTGCGAAATATTTTCAGTGGTGTGATTTTGGTACTGGCGCTGGAAATGATCTACAAAGGTCTAACTGGGAGGCTTTAA
- a CDS encoding DUF1634 domain-containing protein has translation MVLNRRTKFEQRFEQFIGNLLRVGVILATVLVLTGGILYLIRHGTEVPNYQFFRGEPAEFRTPAGVKTSILSGRNRGI, from the coding sequence ATGGTTCTAAACAGACGTACTAAGTTTGAGCAGCGCTTTGAGCAATTTATTGGCAATCTCTTAAGAGTCGGGGTCATCCTTGCTACCGTTCTGGTTCTAACGGGTGGAATTTTGTACTTAATTCGCCACGGGACTGAGGTTCCTAATTACCAGTTTTTTCGGGGAGAACCAGCAGAGTTTCGCACTCCAGCCGGGGTAAAAACATCAATATTATCAGGTCGTAACCGAGGCATTTAG
- a CDS encoding transposase, with product MRAITKPSTAKCDLNTYTLFLLAESKYPGCTRLAEIMENLSHDSVNRFLLRERYEPKDLFEEIKPNINLVGGTLSGDDTVIDKPHSDPEITDLIGYYYSGRHHRAVKGVQLITLYYTECSGKSVPVNYRIYNKQDNKTKNDYLREMITEVMDWGLKPKTMTTDAWYSSQKNLKLLKNKGLGFLTGVAKNRSCSIDGKNFTQVQNLEIPEDGLIVYLKNFGQVKVFRKSFKNETKRYYIMYIPEKDTLNSISRTEFKELHSIHWGIECYHRAIKQVCGIGRFMVRTTDAIKTHFFSAIRAFTQLELMRAEDLIENWYEIQRNLSLQVARDFILEHLAQNLNLNT from the coding sequence ATCAGAGCAATTACTAAACCATCAACCGCTAAATGTGACTTGAACACTTATACTCTGTTTCTACTGGCAGAATCAAAGTATCCAGGTTGCACACGTCTGGCAGAGATAATGGAAAATTTATCTCATGATAGCGTCAATAGATTTTTGCTACGTGAACGGTACGAACCCAAGGACTTATTTGAAGAAATCAAGCCCAATATCAATCTAGTTGGAGGTACTTTAAGTGGAGATGATACGGTAATTGATAAGCCTCATAGTGACCCGGAAATAACAGATTTAATCGGTTATTACTATTCAGGTAGACATCATCGTGCCGTTAAGGGAGTTCAGTTAATTACCTTGTATTACACCGAGTGTTCAGGTAAATCTGTACCTGTAAATTATCGCATTTATAACAAACAAGATAACAAGACTAAAAATGATTATTTACGAGAAATGATTACTGAGGTAATGGATTGGGGTTTAAAGCCTAAAACAATGACAACTGACGCTTGGTATTCCAGTCAAAAAAACCTGAAGTTACTGAAAAACAAGGGATTAGGGTTTTTAACTGGGGTAGCTAAAAATCGCTCATGTTCCATTGATGGTAAAAATTTTACCCAAGTCCAAAACTTAGAAATTCCCGAAGATGGTTTAATAGTGTATCTAAAGAATTTTGGTCAGGTAAAAGTATTTCGGAAAAGTTTCAAAAACGAAACTAAAAGATATTACATTATGTATATCCCTGAAAAAGATACACTAAACTCAATTTCCAGAACAGAATTTAAAGAGCTACATTCAATTCATTGGGGGATTGAGTGTTACCACAGAGCTATTAAACAAGTATGTGGCATTGGAAGATTCATGGTTAGAACAACCGATGCTATTAAGACTCACTTTTTTAGTGCAATTCGCGCTTTCACACAATTAGAATTAATGCGGGCAGAAGACTTGATTGAAAATTGGTATGAAATCCAAAGGAATCTGTCTCTCCAAGTAGCTCGTGACTTTATTTTGGAACATTTAGCGCAGAATTTGAATTTGAATACATAG
- a CDS encoding DUF1634 domain-containing protein, protein MQLGLLLLIATPVMRVVFSLLAFVRLKDYTYVIVTLIVLAGLIYSLIGEYS, encoded by the coding sequence ATTCAACTAGGACTACTGCTACTGATTGCTACTCCAGTTATGAGAGTGGTTTTTTCTCTGTTGGCCTTTGTTCGACTAAAAGATTATACCTATGTAATTGTGACTCTAATTGTACTGGCTGGGCTGATTTACAGTCTCATTGGAGAATATTCTTAG
- a CDS encoding RrF2 family transcriptional regulator: MRLPNKFEYSLLAMLALVDSYQNGEPMQIKQIAELKGIQNRYLEQLLATLRCRGLINSLRGAKGGYILARDPRKITVLDVLTAIEGVEIDVPANNTTIETMESGIVEEVWQEACQSANLVFQKHSLQDLWERRSKRQQRELMYYI, from the coding sequence ATGAGACTACCAAATAAATTTGAATACTCACTTCTAGCGATGTTGGCATTGGTAGATTCCTACCAGAATGGCGAGCCAATGCAAATTAAACAAATAGCAGAGCTAAAAGGTATACAAAATCGCTACTTAGAACAACTACTAGCAACATTAAGATGTCGAGGTTTAATTAATAGCTTACGTGGCGCTAAGGGCGGCTACATCTTAGCACGTGACCCCCGAAAAATCACAGTTCTAGATGTTTTGACTGCCATAGAGGGAGTAGAGATTGATGTACCTGCCAACAATACAACTATTGAAACTATGGAATCGGGCATAGTGGAGGAGGTTTGGCAAGAAGCCTGTCAATCAGCTAACTTAGTTTTCCAAAAGCATTCACTCCAAGACCTTTGGGAAAGACGGTCTAAACGCCAACAAAGGGAACTTATGTACTATATATAA
- a CDS encoding YbjN domain-containing protein, with protein sequence MFNNNLFSEPFGETTDVEIWLSRAGLKFEDLGNDVTSIAIRKQWREYQAAVQRCCATFHQPPERVQLSGVYQKLRIPSSEAMRYKVLN encoded by the coding sequence ATGTTTAACAATAATCTTTTTTCCGAACCTTTTGGTGAAACAACTGACGTGGAAATTTGGCTTAGTCGGGCTGGGCTAAAATTTGAAGACTTAGGTAATGATGTGACTAGTATAGCCATTCGTAAGCAATGGCGGGAATATCAAGCGGCAGTGCAAAGATGCTGTGCAACCTTCCATCAACCACCAGAACGTGTTCAACTGAGTGGCGTTTATCAAAAGTTGAGAATACCTAGTAGTGAAGCAATGAGGTATAAAGTTCTTAATTAA
- a CDS encoding transglycosylase domain-containing protein, which translates to MSSTKSFAKKHSEIHDLSGFEFFKGVGQVTGGTLLSITMVASSVLAGGLVGLAISFRDLPDVRQLRTFFPSETSYIYDIKGKLLASIHGEANREVVTLNQISPNLKRAVLASEDSHFYDHHGINPVGIGRAALVNWAAGGVREGGSTITMQLVKNIFLSQKRAVTRKIAEAVLAIRLEQVISKDHILEMYLNQVYWGHNNYGVQTAARTYFNKSAENLTLGESAMMAGLIQAPEEFSPFVSMKLAKQKQKEVLGRMLELNWITQQEYNDAPKQKIKLGEIKSFQGSTLPYVTNTVAQELIKKFGRETLLKGGMHVQTTVDAGFQMMAEETIKKWHKTLESEGLNNNQMALVAIDPRTHFVKALVGGVDSKTSEFNRATQAHRQPGSSFKPFVYYTAFASGKFTPNTTILDTPVSYRDGNGWYYPRNYDNTFMGAIPIRTALAQSRNVPAVKIGKAVGMNKVIETCRTLGIMSPMEPVSSLPLGAIGVTPLEMASAYATFANYGWQSPPTIIARVTDGSGNVLIDNTPKPQRVLDPWASAAILDVMQTVVKEGTGRGADIGRPVAGKTGTTSSEKDIWFIGTVPQLTTAIWVGRDNNRQLSSHATGGGMVAPIWRDFMQKALKDVPVENFQPPSNFPRPKSN; encoded by the coding sequence GTGTCTTCGACTAAAAGTTTTGCAAAGAAACACTCAGAAATTCACGATTTATCTGGTTTTGAGTTTTTCAAAGGAGTCGGTCAAGTAACTGGTGGTACGCTCCTATCTATCACGATGGTAGCAAGTTCGGTTTTAGCGGGAGGACTAGTTGGTTTAGCTATTAGTTTCCGCGATCTGCCAGATGTTAGACAACTACGAACTTTTTTCCCCTCAGAAACAAGTTATATCTATGACATTAAAGGTAAGCTTTTAGCAAGTATACATGGTGAAGCTAATCGAGAAGTAGTAACTCTAAATCAAATTTCTCCTAATCTCAAACGAGCGGTATTAGCCAGCGAAGACAGTCACTTCTACGATCATCACGGAATTAATCCTGTTGGTATTGGACGCGCAGCTTTAGTCAATTGGGCAGCTGGAGGTGTGCGAGAAGGTGGTTCTACAATCACCATGCAATTGGTGAAAAATATTTTCTTATCTCAAAAACGTGCTGTTACCCGAAAAATTGCAGAAGCAGTATTAGCAATTCGCTTAGAGCAAGTTATTAGTAAAGACCACATATTAGAGATGTACCTCAATCAAGTTTACTGGGGTCACAATAACTATGGTGTTCAAACAGCAGCACGCACTTACTTTAATAAATCAGCAGAAAATTTGACTCTGGGCGAATCAGCGATGATGGCAGGCTTAATTCAAGCTCCAGAAGAATTTAGCCCCTTTGTCAGTATGAAGCTGGCAAAACAAAAACAAAAAGAAGTATTGGGGCGAATGTTAGAACTTAATTGGATTACTCAGCAAGAGTATAATGATGCCCCCAAACAAAAAATAAAACTTGGTGAAATCAAGTCATTTCAAGGTAGCACTTTGCCTTACGTTACTAATACTGTAGCCCAGGAATTAATTAAAAAGTTTGGGCGTGAAACGTTGCTCAAAGGAGGAATGCACGTACAGACCACAGTAGATGCAGGCTTCCAAATGATGGCAGAAGAAACCATCAAGAAGTGGCATAAAACCCTTGAAAGTGAGGGATTAAACAATAATCAAATGGCTTTAGTGGCAATTGATCCTCGCACACATTTTGTCAAAGCACTAGTGGGTGGTGTAGATTCAAAAACTAGCGAATTTAACCGAGCAACTCAAGCCCACCGTCAGCCAGGATCTTCTTTTAAGCCGTTTGTTTACTATACTGCTTTTGCTAGTGGTAAATTTACACCAAATACAACAATCCTAGATACTCCAGTTAGTTATCGTGATGGTAACGGTTGGTATTATCCCCGAAACTACGATAATACATTTATGGGAGCAATACCGATTCGTACAGCCCTAGCCCAGTCTCGTAATGTTCCCGCAGTCAAAATTGGCAAAGCTGTGGGTATGAATAAAGTAATTGAAACTTGCCGTACTTTGGGAATTATGAGTCCGATGGAACCGGTGAGTTCTTTGCCACTAGGTGCGATCGGTGTGACACCATTAGAAATGGCTAGCGCTTATGCAACTTTTGCTAATTACGGGTGGCAATCACCTCCAACGATTATTGCCCGTGTTACTGACGGTAGTGGCAATGTGTTAATAGATAATACTCCTAAACCTCAGCGAGTTCTTGACCCTTGGGCATCAGCAGCAATTTTAGACGTAATGCAAACGGTAGTTAAAGAAGGAACTGGTAGAGGTGCAGATATAGGTCGTCCAGTTGCAGGAAAAACAGGTACAACTTCCTCAGAGAAAGATATTTGGTTTATTGGTACGGTACCGCAGTTAACAACTGCCATTTGGGTAGGGAGGGACAACAACCGACAATTATCTAGCCACGCGACAGGCGGAGGTATGGTTGCTCCTATATGGCGTGATTTTATGCAGAAGGCACTTAAAGATGTACCAGTAGAAAACTTCCAGCCACCTTCTAATTTTCCTCGTCCGAAATCAAATTAA
- a CDS encoding ATP-binding protein produces the protein MKWSLERKWIASGFGLSLLLMGTASLISYQNATQLIESSNQVKDTHEVMKNVLDIFATLTDAEAGRRGYILYREQSELKRYYQAMQSLDAKVKKLQQQLADDSYQQQQITKLKFLIAQRVQLSKQSINLKEVGKSSFAIQAPLLTQSNQNRNQIRETLTQMQAREEQLLQISVRHSQENIRNRMLIEFLGTFLSFAILLGVYALLYQQLLKRQEAEAIQQTLAQEKELSELKLRFFSMVSHEFRTPLSIILGSAQLLAQSNQQWTEEKKLKNLYRIQSSARSMNQLLTDILTLTRAEAGKLEFHLELIDLEAFCINLIEDLQFSNQQQHTIKFISQGNCTHAKLDENILYSVLSNLLSNAIKYSPPEGSIFLILSCESSAIFFQVKDNGIGIPGEFKKHLFEPFHRANNVGKIVGSGLGLAVVKKCLEIHHGEIYVDSEVGGGTSFTIKFPQQGTVIVKSNLSSHD, from the coding sequence ATGAAATGGTCACTGGAAAGGAAATGGATTGCCTCTGGCTTTGGCTTGAGCTTATTATTAATGGGTACAGCTAGTCTTATTTCTTACCAAAATGCTACTCAGTTAATTGAAAGTAGCAATCAAGTGAAGGACACACATGAGGTAATGAAAAATGTTCTTGACATCTTCGCTACACTAACCGATGCAGAAGCTGGACGTAGGGGTTATATTCTTTATAGAGAGCAATCAGAACTCAAACGTTACTATCAGGCAATGCAAAGCCTGGATGCCAAAGTTAAAAAATTGCAGCAACAGCTTGCTGATGACTCTTATCAACAGCAGCAAATAACGAAGCTAAAATTCCTCATTGCTCAAAGAGTTCAATTATCTAAACAGTCGATTAACCTCAAAGAAGTAGGTAAATCAAGCTTTGCTATTCAAGCACCTCTACTTACTCAAAGTAATCAAAACCGTAATCAAATCCGTGAAACGCTTACCCAAATGCAAGCTAGGGAGGAACAGTTACTGCAAATCTCAGTCAGACATTCCCAAGAGAATATCCGCAACCGGATGTTGATTGAATTCCTCGGTACTTTCTTGAGTTTTGCCATTTTATTAGGCGTTTATGCCTTACTTTATCAACAATTACTAAAGCGCCAAGAAGCAGAAGCTATTCAACAGACTTTAGCTCAAGAAAAAGAACTTAGCGAATTGAAGTTACGCTTTTTTTCAATGGTATCCCATGAATTTCGTACACCATTGAGTATTATATTAGGGTCGGCTCAACTATTGGCTCAAAGTAATCAGCAGTGGACGGAAGAGAAGAAACTTAAAAATCTGTATCGCATTCAATCTTCAGCTAGGTCAATGAACCAGTTACTAACCGATATTTTAACTTTGACTAGGGCAGAAGCTGGGAAATTAGAATTTCATCTAGAACTGATAGATTTGGAAGCATTTTGCATTAATTTGATAGAAGACCTCCAATTTTCTAATCAACAACAGCATACTATTAAATTTATCAGCCAAGGAAACTGTACCCATGCCAAATTAGACGAAAATATACTTTATTCGGTTCTGAGTAACTTACTCTCAAATGCAATTAAATATTCACCTCCAGAAGGAAGTATTTTTTTAATTCTTAGTTGTGAATCATCCGCAATATTTTTCCAAGTTAAAGATAATGGGATAGGAATTCCTGGGGAATTTAAAAAACACTTATTTGAGCCTTTTCATCGTGCTAATAATGTAGGTAAGATTGTTGGCAGTGGACTAGGACTTGCTGTGGTTAAAAAGTGTTTAGAAATACATCATGGAGAAATTTATGTAGATAGCGAAGTAGGAGGTGGAACAAGTTTTACGATAAAATTTCCTCAACAAGGAACAGTAATAGTCAAGAGTAATTTAAGCAGCCATGATTAA
- a CDS encoding GNAT family N-acetyltransferase, which yields MNEQDLAVQQEYSLGNTNELKLSIQQIVPEDVALMEALLATFGEAFDEVETYGNPPSADYLRQLLDSDYFIAIAALKEGEVVGGLTAYELKKFEQERSEIYIYDLAVAAAHRRQGIATALIQKLPVCS from the coding sequence ATGAACGAGCAGGATTTAGCCGTTCAGCAGGAATATAGCTTAGGAAATACCAATGAACTTAAGTTAAGCATTCAACAGATCGTGCCAGAGGACGTTGCATTAATGGAAGCTCTATTAGCGACCTTTGGTGAGGCATTCGATGAGGTGGAGACCTATGGAAATCCACCTAGTGCAGACTATCTGCGGCAACTGCTCGATAGTGACTACTTCATTGCGATCGCTGCATTGAAAGAAGGTGAGGTCGTTGGCGGTCTTACTGCCTACGAGCTTAAAAAGTTCGAGCAGGAGCGCAGCGAGATTTACATCTACGATCTAGCTGTTGCTGCCGCACACCGACGGCAAGGGATCGCAACGGCATTAATTCAAAAGCTGCCTGTATGTAGCTAA
- a CDS encoding aminotransferase class I/II-fold pyridoxal phosphate-dependent enzyme, whose amino-acid sequence MPDTTDEGKIHFISPQLLKKLDYQTPISKFYASATYMSRRTEPESLDFSLGDAHEMPLPGFVEALQRWSVAQNSSWYGYKGNIPESRVTVSASLQDKRGLSILPEDIFMTNGTLVGLAICLQIVAGEGDEVIILTPPWLGYRRMVHFTGAVPVGVPVDTSTFDINLEAIAEAITERTRAIIVNSPHNPTGKIFSARTLEGLATILAEASKLYGKVIYMISDETFSRIVFDHQSCPSPTQFYPFSFLVYGYSKTLMAPGQRIGYIALPSTMPKREEIRRVIAMLQVSAFGWCFPSVLMQYALSDLEKININMEHLQKKRDWMDSSLRGMGYQLHTPDGTFFLLVRSPWEDDCAFAELLASHDVFVLPGTPQEIPGYFRISLTASEEMISRALPKFQAAIKYAVE is encoded by the coding sequence ATGCCGGATACGACAGATGAAGGCAAAATTCACTTCATATCACCACAGTTATTGAAGAAATTAGATTACCAAACGCCTATAAGTAAATTTTACGCTTCAGCGACCTATATGAGTCGCCGAACTGAGCCGGAAAGCCTTGATTTTTCCTTGGGTGATGCTCATGAAATGCCACTTCCAGGGTTTGTAGAAGCCCTGCAACGTTGGAGTGTAGCACAAAACTCCAGTTGGTATGGCTACAAGGGAAATATTCCCGAATCACGGGTTACTGTATCTGCATCTCTTCAGGATAAACGCGGACTTTCTATATTGCCTGAAGATATTTTTATGACTAATGGGACTCTAGTCGGTTTGGCGATTTGTCTGCAAATAGTAGCTGGGGAAGGGGATGAGGTAATTATTTTGACTCCACCGTGGTTAGGTTATAGGCGTATGGTGCATTTTACAGGTGCGGTTCCAGTGGGTGTGCCTGTAGATACCAGCACCTTCGATATAAATTTGGAGGCGATCGCTGAAGCAATTACCGAACGAACTCGAGCAATAATTGTTAATTCACCTCACAACCCTACAGGTAAGATTTTTTCAGCTAGGACTCTAGAGGGTTTGGCAACTATACTAGCTGAGGCTTCTAAACTCTACGGCAAGGTGATTTACATGATTTCTGATGAAACCTTCAGCCGCATTGTTTTTGATCACCAATCTTGTCCCAGCCCGACCCAGTTTTACCCATTTTCTTTCTTGGTATATGGTTACAGTAAAACCTTAATGGCTCCCGGTCAACGTATCGGATATATCGCTCTTCCTTCCACTATGCCCAAGCGGGAAGAAATAAGGCGAGTAATCGCTATGTTACAAGTAAGTGCTTTTGGTTGGTGTTTTCCTAGCGTACTAATGCAATATGCCCTAAGCGACTTGGAAAAAATAAACATAAATATGGAGCATTTACAAAAAAAGCGAGATTGGATGGATTCGTCGCTGCGAGGCATGGGTTATCAACTGCATACCCCCGATGGAACATTCTTTTTGTTGGTGCGATCTCCTTGGGAAGATGACTGTGCTTTTGCGGAACTACTGGCAAGTCACGATGTATTTGTTTTACCAGGTACACCCCAGGAAATACCCGGTTACTTTCGGATTTCCCTTACTGCCAGCGAAGAAATGATTTCTCGTGCCTTACCCAAATTTCAAGCAGCGATAAAATACGCTGTTGAATAA